The window GCCGCCGGCCGGGTCATCCGCACAGAAAACGATCGCGGGGTGGTGTTGCTGATCGATCAGCGCTATGCGCACTATCAATATAAAACCTTGCTTCGTGAAGAGTGGGATCCGATTCATGTGCAGGATACTCAGCAGTTGGCCGATCACCTTCAGAATTTTTGGAACCAAAATAGTTCACCGCAGAGGCGCAGAGAGCGCGAAGATTAAAATTTCTTTTGATTTGCCGCTGAGAGGCCGGCAAATCAAAAACAGTCTCTGCGCTGCGGGCGAAATAGCTAAAAAGCAACCATATAAATGATTGAAATTCGCAGCAGATTGAGTCTCCTCCTCAAAAGAGCTGAAGATTTTCATTTGCTGTCCTCTCAACAGCAAATGAAAAATATCTTTTCTCAGCGACCTTTGCGTCTCTGCGGTGAGATAAAAAGCCGAAATCAGCGGCTGTAAGTGCCCATCAGCTGGCCCTCGGCCAGAATATGGCCCTCCATGGCTGCGAGCAGCTGGGCCTTGGTAATGCCGCTGTCCAGTTCAAGCTCGGTGTCCAGTGCAAAAAGCTTGAAAAAATAGCGGTGGGTGCCACCCGGCGGACAGGGTCCCCCGTAGCCCAATTTGCCAAAATCATTTATACCGTGACGGGCACCGCTATCTAAAGTCGCATCCGATGAGATTTCGGCCGGCAGCCCGGTTGTGCCGGCAGGGATGTTGAACAGTACCCAGTGCACCCACGTCCCCATGGGCGCATCGGGGTCATCACATATCAGCGCCAGACTGGCAGCCGTTTCAGGGATTCCGCTCCATGCCAGGTCCGGGGAAACATCGGGCCCGTCACAGGTAAAACGGTTGGGAATGGCCTGGCCTTCGTCAAATGCCGAACTGGTAAGGACAAGCGCCATGATACACCTCCTTTTGCAATTAAGAAATGATCATACGGTCATGATATTTTCTTCTCGACGCTATGATAAGCTAATCGCCAGTGGTCTGATATTTGGCATGATAACAACCCTGCTGCTAAACCCAAAGGTCATGTACCGATCATCCCAAATATCAGCCCACAACCTACTATGGGGGTAAATTTTTTGCATAGCGTCTGTCAGAAAAAAACATGACCAAATTTAATTAGCTATATCTTTACTTTTTTATTATCTAAATTTTTATGACGACTAACTAATTTCAAGATACATTTTTGAGATAGGTTTTGACACCAAAGCTTAATTTAGCATATACTCAACTTTTCTGGAGGGGTAAATGAAATTTTTAATGACCATTATCTGCGTTTTGCTGGCGGGCCTATTCAGCACCAGCCTTATCGCCGGCCAGGTCTATACCTGGACGGATGAAAACGGCAACCTGCATGTCACCGATACCCCGCCACCGCCCAAGTCCAAAGTCAAGGATACGCTGGAGTACCAGGAAAAAACCGCCGAAGACATTCAGGCACTGCAAAATCAAAAAGAGCGGCGCAATCAGGAACGCGAGCAGGACGCCAGAGAAAACCGTGTCACAGAAGCCAAAAAGCGCGCCAGGGAAGCAGACCAAGCCGCCCAGGTAGCTGCCGAGGAAGCTGATCAAATTACCCAGGAAGTTGAAGCCTATGTTCGACGGCTCGGCTCGACCAAGGAAAAGCGAAAACAATTCCGCAAAAAAATCCAACGGGAAATCCAACGGGCTGAAGCCGCTCAGGAGCGCGCCCGGCAAGCAGTAGATGATGCCAGACTGGCAGCCGAAGAAGCGCGACGGGTGGAAGAAGAATTCAACAGCCAACCACAGTAAGCCTCATAAAATGAATCTATATCGAAATTATGTACTAGCAAGTCGACCTTGGTCCTTTTCAATGACAGCCATCTCCATCAGCGTCGGATCGGCCCTTGCGGCCATCGACGGTGATTTTTCATGGGCCTATTATCTGCTGACCCTTGTTGCCGGTGTGTTCATGCACGCCGCCACCAATTTGATCAATGACTATTATGATGTCAAAAGCGGGGTGGACTTTAAAGGCGTTTCCACCGGAATATACCGCCCGCACCCCCTGCTGGAGGACAAATTAACGTCTCAGCAAGTGATGACCGAGGCCATTGTGCTCTATGCCGTTGCCACCGGCATTGGCTTGTATCTGGCAGCAAGCCGTGGGTGGCCGCTGCTGACAATTGGCATGATCGGCGTTTTCGCGAGCATTACCTATACCGCACCACCGTTTAAATACAAATACATCGCCCTGGGTGAACTTTCTGTATTTTTAATGTGGGGGCCGCTAATGGTATCGGGCTCATATTTTATTCAAAGCCAGGCATTCAGCAGCAGTGCAGTGTTCATATCCATCCCCTTCGGCATTCTGGTGGCCCTGGTATTGCTGGCCAATAATATCCGCGACATTTCCCATGACCGCAGCAAAGGTATTCGCACCTTGCCGATCATCATCGGTGAGCGCAATGGGTTGCGCCTTTACAGCACCCTGGTCATGTTTGCCTATGCCGGAATCATCGGCATGTCGATTGCCGGCCCCCTGTATCTGTGGACCCTCATCGTTGTGCTTTCCCTGCCGCTGGCGCTGAAACTCATACGCCAGATGATGCAAAAAATACCGGCTGATGCCGATGCCCAGACAGCCAAACTGGATACCGCTTTTGGCATCCTGTTGGTTGTTTCTCTTGTGCTGGAGGGTATAGTTTGAATCCCAGCGGGTTTCGTCCCAGTGAGATCGCATCGACCGTTGCTCTGGCATGCGTGCTCTGGTTTGTAACCTTCTACCTGAGCTGGTCGATATTCTGGATAAAAATTGCCTTTTCGGCCGCCACTCTCGCCATACTTTCCCTTTGGCTGCAACCCCAGCGAATCGATCAGTTCCGCTTTGACCTAAACGCCATAGTCATCGGGCTGGTGTCGGCTGGTCTGCTGTATTTTATCTTTTTGACAGGCAAAATGATTTCAAGTGCCATATTTCCTTTCGCCCAGGGACAGATCGGCGCGATTTACGGAAAAGGCGTGGGGACCTCGCCCGTTTATATCATGTTCCTGCTTTTTTTTGTGACCGGTCCTAGCGAGGAAATATATTGGCGCGGCTATTTACAGAAAAACCTGATGGCGCGCTATGGCAACTGGCAGGGCTGGATGCTGGCAACCATCATATATGCCGGGGTGCATATCTGGTCATTCAACTTCATGCTTATAGGCGCGGCTGCGGTGGCGGGGGCTTTCTGGGGTGCCATGTACTGGCGGTTTAAAAAACTGGCGCCGGTCATCATCTCTCATTCGGTCTGGAGCACCGTTATTTTTGCTGTTTTTCCCGTGCAATGAATCATTCCGCTGAATCGGAAGCGGCCATCATTTCTTTAATCATCTCCAGCATGGGCTCCTTGAGCGCTCGCCATCTGGGCTCTATGGCCCGGCCCTCATGCCAGGTAAAATCAACGACGTCATATTTTTCAGCGATGATGTGCTCGTTGTGTTCGCCATAAGCGGTTTCGGGGTAATATTCGATATACAGCATCCGATCCGGTTCTATCTTAAACTGGTGGGCAACATTGGTGGCGATATGGCCGGTACAGCTGCGCACCGACATGGGGCTTTCAGGAATATCGGAAGCGATGACGATAAAGGGTCTGAGATAGGCGGGGCCATCCACCCTTTCCTTTCGCAAATCAAAGATGCGTAGCCGGCATTCGCCGCTTGCCAGGCGTAGTTGACCTCCCCATCCTTCCCAGGAAAAAATATCATTGTAAATCAGCATGCCATCATTTCCAAAACCATGCGGAACATCAGCGATATGATTTGTGCATAACTGCTGGACGGTTGCCATGCGCGATGGAATATACTATAAAGGCAGCGCAAATATGCAAGGTTTCAAATGGGCCTTAAGATAACTCCAAAAGAATATATACTGAATTTGCGATGTCAGACAACCCTAATTTAAATTACTTGAAATTTGAAGAAAAGGATATCATCCTCATCGGGACTGCCCACGTCTCAAAAGAAAGTGCTGACCTGGTCAAGTCCGTAATCGAGGAGGAAAAACCAGACACCGTCTGTGTCGAGCTGTGCGCCTCAAGATTCCAGGCCATTCAGCAAAAGGATCGCTGGCAGGATACCGATATCGTCAAAATCATTAAAGATAAAAAATCCTTCTTGCTCCTGTCCAACCTGTTGCTGGCCTCCTTTCAAAAACGAATCGCCAAACAGTTTGATGTCAAGCCCGGTGAAGAGATGATTGCGGCCATCAATACCGCCGATTCCGTGGAGGCTCAAATTCATCTTGCCGACCGTGAAATCCGAACCACCCTGTCCAGAACCTGGCGGGTGATGAAATTCTGGAGTAAAATAAAGCTGATATTTCAATTGATGTTGTCTATGGGTCAGCTGGATGAAATCAAAGAAGAAGATATTGAACAAATGAAGCAGCAGGATGTTTTGGAAACACTGCTGGCTGAAGTCGGCAAATCGCTGCCTGAATTAAAGACCATTCTCATCGATGAACGCGATCAATATCTGGCTGAAAAGATTCGCACGGCACCCGGTAACAAAATCGTTGCTGTCGTGGGCGCCGGCCATGTCCCCGGCATACAAAGGAACTGGG of the Desulfobacterales bacterium genome contains:
- a CDS encoding DUF4124 domain-containing protein, with product MKFLMTIICVLLAGLFSTSLIAGQVYTWTDENGNLHVTDTPPPPKSKVKDTLEYQEKTAEDIQALQNQKERRNQEREQDARENRVTEAKKRAREADQAAQVAAEEADQITQEVEAYVRRLGSTKEKRKQFRKKIQREIQRAEAAQERARQAVDDARLAAEEARRVEEEFNSQPQ
- a CDS encoding TraB/GumN family protein, whose amino-acid sequence is MSDNPNLNYLKFEEKDIILIGTAHVSKESADLVKSVIEEEKPDTVCVELCASRFQAIQQKDRWQDTDIVKIIKDKKSFLLLSNLLLASFQKRIAKQFDVKPGEEMIAAINTADSVEAQIHLADREIRTTLSRTWRVMKFWSKIKLIFQLMLSMGQLDEIKEEDIEQMKQQDVLETLLAEVGKSLPELKTILIDERDQYLAEKIRTAPGNKIVAVVGAGHVPGIQRNWDRNIDLGALEQLPPKSRTVGVFKWLFPAVIIGLFLAGFFFGGKKAGTDMIVWWILANGILAGVGAIIALAHPATVLSSILAAPLTSLNPMIAAGWVSGLVEAFSRKPKVKDLEALPEDILSVRGFWKNNVTRILLVVVFTNLGSSLGTFIAFPVIVKVLIGASP
- a CDS encoding CPBP family intramembrane metalloprotease codes for the protein MNPSGFRPSEIASTVALACVLWFVTFYLSWSIFWIKIAFSAATLAILSLWLQPQRIDQFRFDLNAIVIGLVSAGLLYFIFLTGKMISSAIFPFAQGQIGAIYGKGVGTSPVYIMFLLFFVTGPSEEIYWRGYLQKNLMARYGNWQGWMLATIIYAGVHIWSFNFMLIGAAAVAGAFWGAMYWRFKKLAPVIISHSVWSTVIFAVFPVQ
- a CDS encoding YbhB/YbcL family Raf kinase inhibitor-like protein, with product MALVLTSSAFDEGQAIPNRFTCDGPDVSPDLAWSGIPETAASLALICDDPDAPMGTWVHWVLFNIPAGTTGLPAEISSDATLDSGARHGINDFGKLGYGGPCPPGGTHRYFFKLFALDTELELDSGITKAQLLAAMEGHILAEGQLMGTYSR
- the menA gene encoding 1,4-dihydroxy-2-naphthoate octaprenyltransferase, with translation MNLYRNYVLASRPWSFSMTAISISVGSALAAIDGDFSWAYYLLTLVAGVFMHAATNLINDYYDVKSGVDFKGVSTGIYRPHPLLEDKLTSQQVMTEAIVLYAVATGIGLYLAASRGWPLLTIGMIGVFASITYTAPPFKYKYIALGELSVFLMWGPLMVSGSYFIQSQAFSSSAVFISIPFGILVALVLLANNIRDISHDRSKGIRTLPIIIGERNGLRLYSTLVMFAYAGIIGMSIAGPLYLWTLIVVLSLPLALKLIRQMMQKIPADADAQTAKLDTAFGILLVVSLVLEGIV